TTTCCactcctcctgttcctcctgctTGGCGATGCCCAGtctgtcctgcagctcctcaaTCAAGCGATCTTGGGACTCTGACTTGTGAAAGATCGCAGGACCTAGCTTACGCCTTGGAGAGAGGTCCCGATTCATGGGATGCACATTCGAGGTCTCTTTTGTCCTCTTGATTAAAGACTTAATCTAAATGACAAAGGTAACAGTGtcagcagagaagagcaaggTAGGGGCAAGCCTCAAGATGCAACAGCACAAACTCAGGCTATTAGTGACAGCTGtgagcagagcaggaagagTGATGACATTTCTTCCACAATGCCAAAACTCCTTTTGGCACAgcccagaacagtgactcagTGCAAGGAAAAACCCCGTAAGGATAATCACTGCAGCCAAAAATAACTATctagaaaaggaagggaaagattACCCAGCAGGAAGCCAAGATAGGAGGTGCAGCACGACCGCTCCGCAGAGCATTAAAGAACCCTCAGCATCGCAGGGACACGCAGCAGCCTCTCTGTGTCTGCCCTTTGCAGGGAGAAGGCTCTGGGTCAGAGATGGCTGGTGCACAGAGCACACTTGCAGGGTTGGAAGGAACACTGACTGGTCTGGCAACAAGACCTAAAAAGGCTCAacagagcagaggagctgccaTCCCAAGTCAGGAACAACCTCCAGAGGCATGAAGCAGCCCTTCAACTTTTCAGAGGCCATTTGCCTTGTTCCAGTCAGGGAATAAAACTCCCTTTCACAGGGCAGTCCCTGCAGCCTGCCGTGCTCTGTCCTGCTCACCGGCATGCAGAGGAGGCCACAGGACAGAGCAGGGGACCTGACACATCCATGACACGCAGCTGGGCACTGCATGCTGTTAGTGTGGGTGAGCCCGGGCGCTCTCACAGCACACACAAACGTTAGTGAGCTGTCAGCTCAGGCCTGGACTCATCCTGCTCCTGCATTTGTGCGGTGCCTGCCTGGCCCGATGCAGAGATCCTCTCAATGGGTGGTTTGGAGACGTGCAGCTGATCCCAGTCGGCTTTCCAAGGGTTTTCAGGAGGTTGGGGAGCAACCGCAGAGCTTGTGAACTGCTCGTTTTCCTGCTCTCCTCTGGCTTTGGTCatgggagcagctcctgccttccgagttctccctctgctctgcctcttctGGCCCAGATCAGGACAGCCATCTACTTGGATTTCACGTGGAGCTTTTAGCTCCTGTCCTTGCTCCACAACAAATCCCAACTGTTTTTTAGTGTCTGGGAAGATGTCCCGCCGATCCAGGGCCGTGACAGAAGGTTCACACACAGGACTCAAAACCCTCTCATGCTTTGCATGTACTTCTGGCAGATGCTCGGCCAGCTCCAGGGCCCAGAGCTCATCTAAAGCTGTTTCCACACTTCTGCCCTGAGAAGGAAGGGCTGAATTATCCCTGAATGCTCCCTGCTGGCCCGGGTCTTTTGCTATCTGCCCGTTCCCTTGACCAGTATTTGAGATCGGGACACTTGAAATTTTGGGGTCTGTTCTCTGCTCCTTTTTCTCACTCTCTTTTGCCAACTCCAGGCCTTGTGCCTCCACCTCAGCAGACCTACACAGAAACTCCACGCTGGAAGCTGGCACGGCCTGGGAAGCCTTTCTAGATGAGTCAGGCTTTCTGCTCAGCCTAACCAAGCCTGCAGAGGTCAACTGCTCCCCACGAGCAGCAGAAGAGACACGCGGAGGGGGCACAGGGACCGTTTGTGGCAAAGAAGGCACGCGTGTAGGAGCAGCAGAATGCCCTGAAGCAGGCAGAACTACAACGTGactgccttccccagctgaggGGGCAGATGTTGGTGCTGCCAAGTCCCCGCTGTGACTCGCAGAAGGGCGTTTGGAAGAGCAAAGCACTGCTAAGCTGTGATGAGAGTCGCTGGAGTCTGCGTCTGCTGAGCTGGGAACTGGTTCTGGGGAGGGCTCAGAAATCAGAGAGATAGTGGAACTAGTCTGCAAGAAAGGAGACAGAaggaacaaggagaaaaaaacagacagaagaaagggaaaaaataagcacGGTATACAGCATTGTAACAACTGTGACCTCCAAATCAAAGAGCCATGTCAGTCCAGAGTCTTACATCAGAGAACGAGGAATGAGAACGAGATATCAAAGAGCAGAACTAACGTGACAGCGTGTTGATCTTTGCATGAGATCACAGGATATGAAGCTCTACAGCCATCAAGGTCCTTTTTCTATGCTGTCCTCCTAAGCAACACCTCGTGCTCACCTACAGCTGTGATGGGGGCACGCGACAGCTGCCAGGAAGCCAGCAACAAACCCAGGAATGCCTGGACTCTGAGTAAAGGTCAGATTAGCAATTTACTCATAGCCAGCCATGTAGATTTTACATTTCGAAGctgaaaaaaagcaatcaatGAATAGAACAAACCCTGACATTCTTCTTCTTGATACACTAACAGTGTGCTGCAGTTGGTTATGTTcatgcaatgaaaacaaagctccAGGGCAAGCACAGCAAGAACAGATGACATGGGCTTTGTTCTACCCACATCATTAATCTCACCTTGGACGTGACACACGCTGAATCTCAACAAGCCTGGCAGTCGCTCCATGCCCTTGCAAACTCTGCTTTGATTGTGGCCTAAGGGGAACAGGCTAATCTAGCCATCTCCACATTTACATGGTAACAAAATCAGTATTAATTTTAATCCAAAATACACTCTAACAAGAGTGACTGATACCAAGTTTTTGGTTCTCCTTGACTAGAgggtgttttaaaaacaaaagattgTGGATGCTCCTTTCCCTGTTTCCAGTGGCTCCTGGCTGAGCTCTAGGAGACAAGTTggtatttctccttttccttacAAAAAGGCAATCAGAACAGCAGGTTAGCCAGGCCAACTTCAGGCCAATGCTGTCCTGCCAGTTTTAAAAACCTTGCCTAAGGATTCCCACATCCAACAGCTATCAAGAGCTGCTCTGATTCTTCACCACACTTTCCAAAGAAGCTTTAAGAAGTTCGATGCTCACATTCTAACGTAGCAGGGCTTTCTAACCTTTCTAAGCCTGTGCACAGTATCTCAGCCTTTACTTACCTTTCTGGGACACTTGCCATGAATTGACGGCTAAAATTAACCAGAACATACACAAAATTTGCCAGAAGGTGGAAAAGACATATACCTTCAGCTGGCCTATGCAGCTACCATCCCAAGGGGTCAGGAGCTGGCAAGCACACAAATCTGTGAAGTCACAGCAGTAGCGCTACAGGGAGACCGCTTGAAACATGGTAGGGAACCACAATTCATCACAGGTTGCTCCTCCTTTCAGGGAGCACAGCAAGATGAGAAAAACTAGCAAGTACACTCCTCAGTTAAAATAACAAGTTAGCCAATATTGCCCTCCTCTGTATTTATACCCCCCAGATATACCCATAAAAGCAACCATTTTTTATGCTACGGTTCATATTTACTCATTTCTAGACTTTCTAAAATTAAAGCCGGTCATTTTGACAGCAAGACTGTCATTTTGCTCAGAAGCAAGTATTTCCAGCCTGTTAAAAACACACAAGCTCTAAATTCAGAGCAAGGTTGCACACACAGCAGTTCACGGCTAAAGGCACCTCACCACGCAGCAAGCAGGCATCGTATTACACAGGAGTGGCAGAGGCTGAAAAACCAAGTGCATTAAGTAATCTCCATGGCCGCTGATGAGCTAGATAACCAAAAATCAAATGGATTCTGTAAGCAAAGAGAATGAGCAACTCattaaagtgagaaaaatgaTGATAAAACGTATCAGTCTGTTACAGCAGCTTTTACCCTGGGGTATGAGGGAAATTAAACATCAGTGTTGCCACTTCTCCCACCCCCATCTGCTGGAACTTGCAGTTGAACCAGCTCCAGCTAATTGCATACTGGACTCgttttttctgtcctatttcTTGCAGCCCCACACAGGTCTGGCACTCGAACAACAGCCTTTCATCTTGCACTTTTAGGAAAGACTCCACTTCTCTCCCTTCCATCCTGCCACTGGAACAGACCACAAGTCCATTTTTACAGACAAGCTAACACCACTAGCTGGCACAAGTACGggaggtaaaaacaaacaaaaaggactgAAGGGAAAATGAAGCAACAAGGAGAACAGGAAGAAGGAGAGCAGCTGTTAAAAACAGCCATTATATACAGATGAGACTTACAAAAATCCTAACACTGTGTTTATAGAGCTCAAATCTTaaaattttgctgcatttcagcttGTTAAAGTCCAACCAGAAACTAAGCCAGGGAGGAGGGCAGCATACAGAAAGCAGCTAGGCTGTCATGCAATTTTAATGGAGTTACAGAAAGAATCTCAGGCCTTTTTCCCAAGACTGCAAAGCATTTGAACACCCACACTTAGAAACATCCCCTCTTTGtatcttgcaaaaaaaaaaaaaaagtcaatactGGGCATGGGTATTCCCAGTTGTCAAGAGCTCACCAAGGAGCAAAAGGCTTGTGACAACAACCACGCCCAGAGCTTGTTTCTGAGCCCTGATAAAAACAGCAGGGGTACCAGGCCCTGGCACTCCCACAGTATGTAGAAGGAGCAAGGCAAGGtatgctgccagcagcacaggtgGGAGCTCTCCAGCCTCTGAACTGTGCCATTTTGCAAACAGATTGAACAGATAGCCGTGGTTATCCTGCACTCTACCTCAGGACctaatatggagaaaaaaaagcaacaggaagGTGTCAACGTTTGCAGTTGACTAAATACAAACTACACTATGTCCAGAGCAAACAGTGAGTAACTCGTTGATTCTCACTAAATTGTGTACATGAGTCACAGACCATAGCCTGAATTAAATCCCAGCAAGTACAGGGCCAGTAAAGTCCCGTGGAGCATACACGCTGCTCGCTGCTGGGTTCTGAGCTCACACGCTTGGTCAAAACTCCGGGTATTGTAGGGATCTCCATGAAATCCACAGCATACTTTGGAAGTACTCACATGAATGTGGCACAGAGGGAACGACCAccacaaataacaacaaagctGTGTCTGAATGTCCTGTTTACTTCTCACAAAGTGTTGCTCAGCTCTGTCTGCCTCACACCTAAACTCCTGGTAGGAGGAGATGGAGTGCAGCACAGGCAAGAAACACCAAGCACCAGCACCATGTGAGTAAGGGACTTGCTTAGGATTACAAAGCAAACTTACACGTGCTTGTAAGAAAGGCACACCCAATAATGACAACATACAGAATGTGTTAGGTATTTGCTTCTCCACCTCTCTCAGAATAAATTCAAGTGAATAATTCAGCAAGGCTTTAAGTGAACCAGCTGAAAGTAGAAAGCAAGATCATTTTTTGCTATGATTGTGGGTAAATGAAATAGCATGAAAATAAACTCCAGTTAATCACTTAGTGTCAGAATGATAGCATACTTCTATGAATAAGAAATGTCTGCGTTTATAAATCATCCAAAGACGTATGCCAAAAATTTCATCAAGATGACCACAGACAAGTTACTCCCCTGCTCATCCTATTATGGGATTTTCTATGTGCCACTCACAACTGAAGCACCGGTAGCAGTTCCTTTCCAGTGCAATAGGTTGACTTGTAAACACAATTCTGAACACTGTTTGCTATCCTCCACTCCCCAAGAAGCTCAGCCTTTAACTCTTTTTTGAGCTGAACAAGTAATACTGTTTTCAGGTGGAAACCTTTGAAGCCTCCAGCTGTTTGATGCAAAGGCTTTGGTGTTCGTACCACATGCCTTCAAGCCCCTAACACACCCTCCTCAGGGAAAGCACATCAGGGTAAAAATGCATTCCAGAGGGGGCCATCCCATAGAACAGGAGAGCCTGGTCTCTGTCAATAAGCAGATGGTGTCCCATGCTCCCCTACTTCTTGTTAAGTTGCAGTACAGCAAAATAATTCACCCTGCACTGAGCAGTAACTGAGCTCATTATCTTTGCCAAACACAGACAAACTGCaggatggaaggaaaaacagaccCCAGAACTGCCTTACCCATGCCAGTGATGAGAATTTATAGAAGTCAAGAACCTACAGCAGCACACAAAGTGCAAATAACCCCAGAGGAACTTTTTCCGAGTAAGGATGAGAGGTAAAGAGGCCATTTGGGAGACCAAATAAGGTCAGCAGACGCGGCCAACTGGCAAGAGACTCTGGACATGGGGAGGGACAAGATGAAGCATAAGTTGTGAAGATGGGGCACCTTAAAGTCGGAGAGGGAGGCCATCAGCTCATCCAGTTCTCGTGTAGCTGAAGAAGCAGATATACGGGTCTGCTGTTGGCTGGCAGTGACGCGCTGGGGGCTGCTCACTTCTCCTTGGCTCACAGTGATTGCAGggctgacaagaaaaaaaagaaaaagagtgcATGTAGGTACAGGGGAGCCCTCCTAGACTGAAAGTCCCACTGTTCCCCCAAaacaagcacagcacagcaactttcaccagcacagccccccccggccAGCCCTTCTCCCAGATCCAACCTCCACACCACACAGACGTCTCCTCTCTCTGCCACATCTAACGAGCGTACATGCACATACACCTCAGCCATGAAGGCAGGGACTGTGACCAAACATTTCTTTCACCAGACAGCGGGTATCTGTGATCAATTATAAACCCAAGTTCAGCATGCTGCTAGTGACataatgtgttattttttccatccagGAAGAGATGCAGTAGATAGAAGAGCACCAGCATCCTCACATGCCTGTTGAATTTCCCACCCTTCAGACAAATCCCATCTTGTCCATTACTGCCCTGCAGCATCTGTCCCTCCCCTACCTCACTACTCCCACAAGAGCCCGTCCAGTCCCAGAGAAGCCAGCAGCCCCCAAAGCACCACTTACACTGGACTTGGCACTGAGCTCTCCAGCTCATCCAGCAGGCTCTCCACACTGGGACGCACGTCCTCGATCCCACGCCCGCCATTCCgctttggtttttcttttgtagggGGTGCAGCCTTCCCtcccacagagctgctgctctctgggaTGACATAGTGGGGTCCAGTCACGCCGGGCAGTGATGGGCTTCTGCTGGCCTCGTCTTTAGAAAGGGGGAGCAGAAAAGAGTAGCTCAGACACATAGGTCCAGATGTACACGCAGATCAGAGGGAAGAGCAATGTGCTGCCCAGAAACCTTGTGGAATTTCCATCTCTGAGGATATTCAACACTTAAATGCACAAGGACTTGAGCAGCATAATCTAACTTTGAAAGTGTGCAGTTAGAGCCAATTTTAAAATTGAACCAAGTTTGAGTATGGTGCTGGACCTCAAGAGATCCCACCCATGCTAAATGAGTCTTCGACTGGGGCTTGGAGGCATCTCCCTCAGAAGGGATGTTGGAAGGAGAAAGTAGGCTATTACTTTGGGAAGCAAACTATCTGCTAATACCAAACGTCTTCCTACTCCTTACCTGCTGGGAAGCCACTTGGGGGATTATGTTGAACAGCATTCAGTTCCAGGAGAAGCCTGTCCAGTTCTGAGAGGttgctgcccagagaggtgctgGTCATGGTGGGAGATGGTTCTGCAGACTTCTGCTTGTTTGGGAAACTAAAAATAACAGAGAAGCACAAAACTTCTAATTCAAGATACAGCAGAAGAATGGAGGGAAATCTGTGTTAGGTTGGTAGAGTTTACACATGTATTGTGTGATTTTCAAACTGGGGCTTCTAGACCAGTGGTGAAAGATGACGCATGCTTTGTGAAGTGACCAtcaacagagctgctgcttaGCCACAGCTTCAGTTTGCTCAGCCACCTCTTCATTTGTCAGTTACAAAGAAACAGCACTGATAGACAGGGGCTTGGATTTTCAGGACCGCGTGCTGCACAGCCCTGTAGCAAAGAGTTAACTGTCTGCAGATCCAAGAtgcacagaacagcagcagaaccATTAGCTGGCATACGGGAAAATTACTTGTTTCTGCTGACATCACAGCGAGCAGCAAATAACTCCTCTGAAACAAGGGGATGCAGGGCCAGCACAGACTGGAGAGGAGGCAAAGTACAAATCTCAAGCTAGCAACAAAAAGCCAAAAGTGGCAGGTTACGTGGCAACCTTTTGCAGCACACAAGGTCTCTTTTCAAGTCCTCAAACCTTTAATTGGGGGAATTGTAACCAATTTATAAGGAAGtaatttgaaagcattttccaCCACGTTAAACACAGGCCTTTAAAGTTTACCTACACAGGAGCACATATAAAGCACTAGCTGCAATTACTGCTTACCCTGTCAGGGTGATCCCACTTAGCTACACACAATTGCaagctgtttcaaagcaaaactgagGACAACTGAGGACTCGTCCAGTGATTTCTACAGTAACTACACTGTAATAACAGTCTTCCCATCATCAATGGCAAGGAAGTACTTTTCTCCAAGTAGACAAATAACTCGTAATGCTCTAGAGGTTCTTATTGCATCAAAAAGATGCTTTCCAAATGCAAAAAgggattttctgtttcctgcaaATTCCCAGATCCTGCTCAGAAAGTTAATCCAAGACAGGCTTTAGCACTCTGACACCTATTGCACCAGCGACAACTATTAAATTCCATAAAGGCAGttcttatctttcttttcagactgaaaacaaaGTCCACAAATGCAGCCTGAGGAAGGTGTACTTCATCCTGGCCCAAGCACACAAGCTGCAATTCAGACCAGAACCAGGCCATGCCAGGCCCTTTTACAGGAGGATTCAGGGCCCTAATTATCTTCATTTTGTACTAATTGCACGCAGCCCTCTGAAAAAACTGCAATTACTGCCTCCATTGGGCCATCTCTGGTTACGCCTGGTTCTACCCAGAAGTAGTTCTGGTTGCGAGCAACTTTCTGCTCAGCAGGAAGAGCTAGGCGTGGTTAGAGCACGACACCAGCAAAACACCACTGTAAAAAGGCACTGGGAACAGAGTGCATTGCATGGGGCCGGCAGAGATGAAGTCCTGaccacctcttcctccctctctcagCCCCGTGTCAGCACAACAAACAGGACTACCCATACAGGCTGCCCCACCAACCTCCGAGCTGTCTTTGTGAGTATAAAGCAAAAAGTAGTCAGTAGCAGTGACAGGGAGGTTCTGAAgcctttgttaaaaaaaaaaatgtcaatttaCATAAAAATTCCAATCATCGTGCACCCTGCCAGGTGACGGGTAACTGAGCTCCCTGAGACAACTGACTCAAAGGCCACCCACCTCCTCGAGAACTTTGGGGATGGATTTGTCCCTTGTCCCTGGATTGTAACCCTCAACCCAATCCAGATCCAGTCCTGTCTGATGGATCCTAAACCTCTCCTACAGCTGAGCAAACTAAAGGCCCACATTAACACTTGAAGCAGGTACAAAAGGTACTGTAGCCCCTTACAAACAAGCTAACAAAACCCAACACCAGGCAGCAGAACATATACAAGGAGCAGAGTGTTTGTTTCCAATTACAGAAGGCAGCTCGAGCTGTGAGTCAGGCTTCTCCATCAATGGGGACAAGATACCTGTAGACGTGTTCCTCTTCACTGGCACGAGGAGAAGGAGAGCTGAGCCCGTCCCTAGGAACGGAGGCACTGGAGCTTTTGGCACTAGAGCTGTATATAGGCGACTGGGACTGAGGCTGTGGGAATGAGACTTGTGTTAGGAACAGAAAACaccacacaagcacacacaccgtgctgcaaccccacacaccGCAGGAGAAAGCCCAGCAGCACAACAATTGTCTGTTAGGCAGCCAAGCCAGCCTCCAGGAGAGGAGCTACACCAGGAGCCCCCCACTTGCCTCGGACATGCCTCCGAGTTGCAGATCTGCGCTGGAaacccccagcctgcaggacGGGTGACTAACACTAATGTCATCATGCTACCACTGCTGAAACAACGACAGTGGGTTTCAAGTtcttcttcagcattttttccGACTGGTTAGCTCTATTAAAAACCTCCACATCCCCCCATTTCCCCTCTCTGTGCTTATCCAACCTTATCCTCACATCTCACTATTCCTTCCCCTCATCTGCATCCTTGAGAGGACTGCAGCACGCAAACAAGCAGGCACCTTCCCCATCTCCATCGCCACGCGCTCACTCACTTGCTGGTGGACGTATCTGGACACGTTGGGCTGCCACTGGTCCAAGGGGTCGATCACAGTGCCATTTAGGGCCTCGCTGGAGGGCGGCGGGGGCACTGGAGGTGGCACAGCGATCTCCTGGTACGTGTGGTTTCCAGTTGGATAGGAGTACGGCGTTTCCTCCGTTAGAAACACCGGGCGCTTGGAGATATGCGAGGTGGTGGATTCCAGGTCTGCCAGTAAGGCgtctgcagaaaggaagaaaaaaacaaaaacggtGAAATCCTGGACAACAGCGTTTTCTCTTTCGTCTCGTTATTCAGAATGTCTGCATCAGAAGGTATTTGGGAAGAGTCTTCATCTAGGGTGATCTGCTAAATGCACTGTGAAACACCGCTGCAGCTCAGGGCTTCcagtacaaagaaaaacatcaagGGGAAACAGAGCAGCCAGAAAAAACTCGGTCAGCCTCAGATTTTTGTCTTAACTGGGAAGCCACCCAGCACGAAGGACCCGCAGCCTCGCTGCGCCCTGCAGAAGAGCAGCCAAGGAGGAACCTGCCTAGAGATTGACCCGCAACAGGATATTGACACAGGCTAATTACAGGCCCCACATCATCACCGAGTCATTTCACGTGGCCGCAGGcactgctttctgcaggaaaCAAGATCTCGGGAGGGGCTTTCTCCAGAGTTTCAGGCGCTGCAAGAAGCATGCAACTTTCAAATTAGCCCATCGGCGTGGCAGCGGGACTATGTTCTTCGGCTTTCCTAACAAAAATCCCCCTCGGTACATCACACAAACAGTTAACTGGTTTCCAGAGCCTGCCAGGTAAACACAGTTTCTTCTCCTGGAAACAATTCTCAGCTCGCTGGGTGGAGCCTGCTCACAAATtcctgaagagaagaaaaaaaaaaaacttccatcCGCTAGAAACACCGGCACTGGTGCCAGGCAGAGGAACCCACGTCACAAGGTTAGCACCTCTCGGAAACCTCAGAGCAGGGAAAATGCTCCCCCCTCACCAACGGGACAAGGCAACCCACCCCTCTGGGGTTCTCCCCGCACCCTCTCCTTCGCCCAGCCCGCTCCCCACGCTCCTCTGCTGTGACTCACGGCAAATCCCAGCTCGTGGGGTGTCCGTGAGCCACCCTGCAGGGAAACTCCAGTGACTGCAGGTCTGCACCATGCATGTTTTCGGCAGAAAGCCCGGCTGGCCGggtgcctgcaggcaggggcacacctctgcagggctgctcagaGAGGAGCCAGCCCGCTAGGACGTGGGTGCCCTCCGGTACAAGGGCATCAGGACGCACCTGGAAGCTTCTGTGTGGGATGTGCGGTTCAGCCAGACACCAGGAAGAAAACTTTGGGAAACTTTTGGGAGGAGAAGCCCTCGGAAGCCCCCTTACTGGCACCAACCCTCCCTCTGCTCAGTGCCAGACCCCACTGCCTTTGAGTTTTTGGGGCTGAGGACCACAGTTGGGGACCCAGCCAGGGTCtcaaggagctgcagggacCAGGAGGCACCCAACAAGCTGTGGGGCACGCTGGCCCTAACAGCAGGCACCTGCCAGCTCCAAGCCCTTTCCCGAGCTGAGCAGCCCACAGCAGCCACGGCACTGGGCAGCCCTTCAGAAACCACGCTCGAGGGTCAGATGGAGGACGGCGTTATCGCACTGCGAGACGAGAAGGGTGCTGCTTCTATGCCCACTCTCTTCCACCAACTAAAGCAttgtaaaagggaaaagagaaaaaagcagcagtccTGCCCTCAGAGAACATAATACAGCCAGCAGCAAATTAAATCCTGCGGTAAATTAACTCTGTGCACCACTTGTTTAGCCAGGAAAATTCCCCAAAGCATTTAAGCCAGGGGCATCCTCCTAGGGGGACCAAAATACCCCAGAATTGGATTCTCTGTCGGGATACAagcttgctgcagctggggaaaaaggAGTTTAGGCttctttttaagcaaaagaaGGGCTGGCGGACTCCACAGGGGAAGGCACGTACCTCGCGGGGACCGAGGAGCCGCGATTCCTTGGCGCGGGCAGGTCCTGTGACGGGAGGTTTGGTGCACAcagctccagagcagggctaccCAGAAGGAGGGGTTTGTGCTGCTCCCCGCCAATGGCAGAGGCAAATCAAACTCCACCAGGAAGTAAAAATCCCCGGGAGGGCGGccggctcctccagccctgcaagGGGCACCCCAAATCTCTTTTCcaccctccagcccctgccctcgcTGCGGGGCAGACGGATGTAACCATCTCACCACAAAATTCACCTCCTcaggccagcagctctgctgagtgAGCCACTGGACAGAAATCCAAGAAACCCGCTGCTTTTTCCTGACGGCACACAGGAGTTCAGCTAAATGGAGCTTTTCACCCCGCCAAGCCCGCAGCAGAGGGGtctggagctgccaggagccccAGGCTGCGAAGGAGTTAAGGAGAGGACACGGCAGTTAATGATTAACTTCCCCCATGCCCTCCCCCTTCCAGACTTGAGCAAACAAGGCAGAGCGAGGAACAGGAAgcggagggaggagaaaaggctGGGGAAGGAATCGCTGCCGTCCTCCAGATGCCTCAACTTCCCAGCTGGGCCCAAGGCAGGAGTGCACGGCCCCAGCAGACACCAGTTTCCCCATAGCACAGGGCCTTGCCCCACACCAGCCTGCCCAGAGCCACCTCACCATGCCGGGAAGCTCGTCCCCAGCCACGCTGCAAACAGCCGAGGGGATTAATATTGAGGGGATTAACACCCAGGGGCTCGACGTTTTGATGCCCACGCAGCACCGTGTGCTCGTTTGGGATCCACACACCTTTATAAGGCTATCAGAACATAATGGGAGACAAGGGAAGGGGTaaagaagggattttttttttattattattaatggaATAAAGGCCCACTGCtcccttctgtctttcagaaaaGGACCACGGGGACCAGACAGCCCTAACTCAACGAACTGTAACAAAGGAGCCGTGCCTCACACAGCGCTGTCACTGCGGTGCCTGCTCCGTAAATAGAAGTACTCGGTCCCTCAGCAGAAATAGCAAAGGCTCGATCGATTTCCTGGGGAATGAACCGGTCCTACTCAGGGCAGCCCCTGCGGCACAGCGCTGCAGGAGGTGTAAAAGCAGCCTGAGCCccgctcagcccccagcccagggaaggaggcagccGTCAGAGGGCACCACCACATCCTCACCGGGATGGAGCAAGGAAACCGGGCAGCACCGGCCAGCTTGGCACTGACCCCACCTGGCTTGGTCAGCCCTACAGCAGGGGCACAACGCCCcgtgtgctgcagctccccagcacgcACTGTGGCACCTCGGGGTATTTGCTGAAATACCACCAGCCCCAACACTCCCGCTCGGTGTCATCCACGTGCTGCAGGAGATGTCGTAGCACAGAATCagtcctcttcctcctcctcctcctccctccacgGAGCAATCCAAGCACCGTGCTCAGGTGACAGCACACTGGGGCCGAGGGCTGCTCAACCCACAccctccccagcagggcaggacacTGCCTTCGTGCTCAAGGGGCTCTTCTGTACTGGTTTTTCTGCGGAGGAGGGACAGTGCCAGCCACCCCGC
This genomic stretch from Anas acuta chromosome 17, bAnaAcu1.1, whole genome shotgun sequence harbors:
- the PXN gene encoding paxillin isoform X8, translated to MALRCVAHAGSCSRALPQESSWGTGRPVLAPDGAGVLWGWGQEALHPGSPPDPSRLPSVRVGGSALCGCAWSLTGSSRHALLADLESTTSHISKRPVFLTEETPYSYPTGNHTYQEIAVPPPVPPPPSSEALNGTVIDPLDQWQPNVSRYVHQQPQSQSPIYSSSAKSSSASVPRDGLSSPSPRASEEEHVYSFPNKQKSAEPSPTMTSTSLGSNLSELDRLLLELNAVQHNPPSGFPADEASRSPSLPGVTGPHYVIPESSSSVGGKAAPPTKEKPKRNGGRGIEDVRPSVESLLDELESSVPSPVPAITVSQGEVSSPQRVTASQQQTRISASSATRELDELMASLSDFKTSSTISLISEPSPEPVPSSADADSSDSHHSLAVLCSSKRPSASHSGDLAAPTSAPSAGEGSHVVVLPASGHSAAPTRVPSLPQTVPVPPPRVSSAARGEQLTSAGLVRLSRKPDSSRKASQAVPASSVEFLCRSAEVEAQGLELAKESEKKEQRTDPKISSVPISNTGQGNGQIAKDPGQQGAFRDNSALPSQGRSVETALDELWALELAEHLPEVHAKHERVLSPVCEPSVTALDRRDIFPDTKKQLGFVVEQGQELKAPREIQVDGCPDLGQKRQSRGRTRKAGAAPMTKARGEQENEQFTSSAVAPQPPENPWKADWDQLHVSKPPIERISASGQVVFPPESPHPPRRTVSVSASPPLQPSTEAAKTAPAHAAAPRVPGPTPLLPLPPQPSHPPSTSAPPPASSSSFSLAPQPLFQWETSADDYHELSGGGTPPSEDPGHSSPQPWTPSTKTVVSVGCQTEDEAFFPQMQVTSAPPLVGSASLLAAPAPLGAPSPEKFMAQGKAGSSSPPSTTPKPGSQLDTMLGSLQSDLNKLGVATVAKGVCGACKKPIAGQVVTAMGKTWHPEHFVCTHCQEEIGSRNFFERDGQPYCEKDYHNLFSPRCYYCNGPILDKVVTALDRTWHPEHFFCAQCGAFFGPEGFHEKDGKAYCRKDYFDMFAPKCGGCARAILENYISALNTLWHPECFVCRECFTPFINGSFFEHDGQPYCEVHYHERRGSLCSGCQKPITGRCITAMGKKFHPEHFVCAFCLKQLNKGTFKEQNDKPYCQNCFLKLFC
- the PXN gene encoding paxillin isoform X2, translating into MALRCVAHAGSCSRALPQESSWGTGRPVLAPDGAGVLWGWGQEALHPGSPPDPSRLPSVRVGGSALCGCAWSLTGSSRHALLADLESTTSHISKRPVFLTEETPYSYPTGNHTYQEIAVPPPVPPPPSSEALNGTVIDPLDQWQPNVSRYVHQQPQSQSPIYSSSAKSSSASVPRDGLSSPSPRASEEEHVYSFPNKQKSAEPSPTMTSTSLGSNLSELDRLLLELNAVQHNPPSGFPADEASRSPSLPGVTGPHYVIPESSSSVGGKAAPPTKEKPKRNGGRGIEDVRPSVESLLDELESSVPSPVPAITVSQGEVSSPQRVTASQQQTRISASSATRELDELMASLSDFKTSSTISLISEPSPEPVPSSADADSSDSHHSLAVLCSSKRPSASHSGDLAAPTSAPSAGEGSHVVVLPASGHSAAPTRVPSLPQTVPVPPPRVSSAARGEQLTSAGLVRLSRKPDSSRKASQAVPASSVEFLCRSAEVEAQGLELAKESEKKEQRTDPKISSVPISNTGQGNGQIAKDPGQQGAFRDNSALPSQGRSVETALDELWALELAEHLPEVHAKHERVLSPVCEPSVTALDRRDIFPDTKKQLGFVVEQGQELKAPREIQVDGCPDLGQKRQSRGRTRKAGAAPMTKARGEQENEQFTSSAVAPQPPENPWKADWDQLHVSKPPIERISASGQIKSLIKRTKETSNVHPMNRDLSPRRKLGPAIFHKSESQDRLIEELQDRLGIAKQEEQEEWKSQDDWLTEGVVITATPQGEEQNGGQQVEKVVFPPESPHPPRRTVSVSASPPLQPSTEAAKTAPAHAAAPRVPGPTPLLPLPPQPSHPPSTSAPPPASSSSFSLAPQPLFQWETSADDYHELSGGGTPPSEDPGHSSPQPWTPSTKTVVSVGCQTEDEAFFPQMQFMAQGKAGSSSPPSTTPKPGSQLDTMLGSLQSDLNKLGVATVAKGVCGACKKPIAGQVVTAMGKTWHPEHFVCTHCQEEIGSRNFFERDGQPYCEKDYHNLFSPRCYYCNGPILDKVVTALDRTWHPEHFFCAQCGAFFGPEGFHEKDGKAYCRKDYFDMFAPKCGGCARAILENYISALNTLWHPECFVCRECFTPFINGSFFEHDGQPYCEVHYHERRGSLCSGCQKPITGRCITAMGKKFHPEHFVCAFCLKQLNKGTFKEQNDKPYCQNCFLKLFC